From Cellulophaga lytica DSM 7489, a single genomic window includes:
- a CDS encoding two-component regulator propeller domain-containing protein, with protein sequence MLLTVSIFLLFITTTYAQNSLKFEHLTTENGLSQSDVNVIFQDNDRFMWLGTHDGLNRYDGYNFTIFKPDAKNEKSISSNLIWKIIDDDKGNLWVGTTGGGLNYFNRETEEFTTYKHNPKDNSSLKSNYITVLFRDSSNRLWVGTVKGISMADLSKPTDSLKFTHYNLYQNSSVPIKSTNNVSSFFEDSKHQVWIGGTNGLSKLSRDNDGTIYFQSVNHLIDLPNCNVKVIKEDSFGNLILGTSNGLYRYMPTKETNQIEFLYEGSYNAISINNNKIWAGTDNGLLEFSSTENATPKLINIYKYDPKNPNNSLTKNAIKSLYIDQTGIIWAGANGGGVNKFDPNRKQFSHIKKSLDPNSLSNDKVRAIFEDSQQNIWVGTEGGGLNFIKKNNITKDFNQFKHFNNINKIFAIEEVFFKNKRKIFIGGEFSPGLFEIDVTDNKKISENDLKLIPDVSGSVFSILQDKEKNIWIGTYNGGIHRWLINKDSTSFTKDILRQNNNQQFGLPNNIIRDIFEDSKGNKWFATGNGLSRLTPDQQRSKIPKFETFKNNPEDDTTLSHNYILTVFESKSGTIWVGTFGGGLNKLIVNKDKTIRFKRYTEKDGLPNNVIKGILDDNQGNLWMSTNNGLSKFNPTSETFQNYDVNDGLQSNEFSELTALKTKEGKLFFGGVNGFTAFFPEEIISNKIKPETVLTNFSIFNKPVAIGEQINGRVILNKSINFINKIKLKYSENSFSFEFAALHYAASRKNKYAYKLEGFDKDWIYTTSKNRFATYTNLEPGSYVLKIKASNNDNIWDETPIELKIDVTPPWWRTNIAKALYVLLAIALLLAFRRFTIIRSAEKHQLELEHLEKEKHEEIHRLKLEFFTNISHEFRTPLTLIKGPLDFLLKKADTISPKEAKDQYVLMRKNTDYLLRLVNQLLDFRKMDHGKMSLNLSKNNIVEFLKDVGEPFQFLSRKKNINFEINVSKESILSWFDPDAVEKIINNLLSNAFKFTPENGQIKLDIFNGEDFKKPDDIELNINQDKYIVIQVKDSGPGIPAHRLQHIFERFYTEIGLTTHVNTKGTGIGLSFTKNLVELHQGIIKVKSDSENGSTFYVWLPKDKETYEEKKELNFHEVFEDNTFISKVDAESHAISFMDDIIDQNMTRSRSKLPMLLIIDDNPDIRSFIKKGLGESYYIYEAENGQKGLELAKKFIPNIVITDLVMPVMDGIEFCNQIKSTQETSHIPVVMLTAKTSQEKEIEGLKTGADAYIRKPFDLELLEIKLSNILNDREKLRKKFNREITLQPNEVTVTSSDETFLQNAIEIVEKHMMNSEFSVEMLVKEMNMSRSNLYLKIKELTGLSSSEFIRNIRLKRAVQLFEKSDLSVKEIMYMTGFNTASYFSKCFKKQFGVVPSKYIRINSEDTTDKE encoded by the coding sequence ATGCTACTAACAGTTAGCATATTTCTATTATTTATTACTACAACATATGCTCAAAACTCTTTAAAGTTTGAGCACTTAACTACAGAAAATGGTTTATCGCAAAGTGATGTTAATGTAATTTTTCAGGACAATGATAGGTTTATGTGGTTAGGAACCCATGATGGGTTAAATAGATATGATGGCTACAACTTTACCATTTTTAAACCTGATGCAAAAAACGAAAAAAGCATTAGCAGCAATTTAATTTGGAAAATTATTGATGATGATAAAGGCAACTTATGGGTTGGCACTACAGGTGGCGGATTAAATTATTTTAATAGAGAAACCGAAGAATTTACAACCTACAAACACAACCCTAAAGACAATAGTAGTTTAAAAAGTAATTATATAACTGTACTTTTTAGAGATAGTAGTAATAGATTATGGGTTGGCACAGTAAAAGGCATTAGTATGGCAGACTTAAGTAAGCCTACAGATTCTTTAAAGTTTACCCACTACAATTTATACCAAAACAGCTCTGTACCAATAAAAAGTACTAATAATGTAAGTTCTTTTTTTGAAGACAGTAAACACCAAGTATGGATTGGTGGTACTAACGGCTTATCTAAACTATCTAGAGATAATGATGGTACTATTTATTTTCAATCTGTTAACCACTTAATTGACTTACCAAATTGTAATGTAAAAGTTATTAAAGAGGATAGTTTTGGTAATTTAATTTTGGGCACTAGTAATGGTTTGTATAGGTATATGCCAACTAAAGAAACCAATCAAATAGAGTTTTTATATGAGGGTTCTTACAATGCAATTTCTATAAACAATAACAAAATATGGGCTGGTACAGATAATGGTTTATTAGAATTTTCTAGTACAGAAAATGCTACTCCTAAGTTAATTAATATTTATAAGTACGATCCCAAAAACCCTAATAATAGTCTTACTAAAAATGCTATTAAATCTTTATACATAGACCAAACTGGTATAATTTGGGCTGGAGCAAATGGTGGCGGTGTAAATAAATTTGACCCAAACAGAAAGCAATTTTCTCATATAAAAAAGAGCTTAGACCCTAATAGTTTAAGTAATGATAAAGTACGTGCTATTTTTGAAGATAGCCAACAAAACATATGGGTTGGCACAGAAGGTGGCGGACTAAATTTTATCAAAAAAAATAACATTACTAAAGATTTTAATCAATTTAAACACTTTAACAACATCAACAAAATATTTGCTATTGAAGAAGTTTTTTTTAAAAACAAAAGAAAAATATTTATTGGAGGAGAGTTTTCTCCTGGGCTTTTTGAAATTGATGTTACAGACAACAAAAAAATATCAGAAAACGATTTAAAATTAATTCCAGATGTATCTGGCAGTGTTTTTTCTATTTTACAAGACAAAGAAAAAAATATTTGGATAGGCACCTATAACGGAGGTATACATAGGTGGTTAATTAACAAAGACAGCACCAGTTTTACTAAAGATATTTTAAGACAAAATAACAACCAGCAGTTTGGCCTACCCAACAACATTATTAGAGATATTTTTGAAGACTCTAAAGGAAATAAATGGTTTGCTACAGGTAATGGTTTAAGCAGGCTTACACCAGACCAACAAAGATCTAAAATACCAAAGTTTGAAACTTTTAAAAACAATCCTGAAGATGACACCACACTTAGTCACAATTACATATTAACTGTTTTTGAGAGTAAATCTGGAACCATTTGGGTTGGTACTTTTGGTGGCGGTTTAAACAAACTTATTGTAAATAAAGACAAAACAATACGTTTTAAACGTTACACAGAAAAAGATGGTTTACCTAACAATGTTATTAAAGGTATTTTAGATGATAACCAAGGTAATTTATGGATGTCTACCAACAACGGATTATCTAAATTTAACCCTACCTCTGAAACTTTTCAGAATTATGATGTTAATGATGGGCTACAAAGTAACGAGTTTAGTGAACTTACAGCTTTAAAAACCAAGGAAGGAAAATTATTTTTTGGTGGTGTAAACGGGTTTACTGCTTTTTTTCCTGAAGAAATAATTAGCAACAAAATTAAGCCAGAAACGGTACTTACTAACTTTTCTATTTTTAATAAACCTGTTGCCATTGGTGAACAAATAAACGGAAGAGTTATTTTAAACAAGTCTATAAATTTTATAAATAAAATTAAGCTAAAATATAGCGAAAACAGTTTTTCTTTTGAGTTTGCAGCTTTACACTATGCTGCATCCAGAAAAAATAAATATGCTTATAAATTAGAAGGTTTTGATAAAGATTGGATTTACACAACATCAAAAAACAGATTTGCAACCTATACCAACTTAGAACCTGGCTCTTATGTACTTAAAATTAAAGCCTCTAATAACGATAACATTTGGGATGAAACACCTATTGAATTAAAAATAGATGTTACGCCACCTTGGTGGAGAACAAACATTGCCAAAGCTTTATATGTGTTACTTGCAATTGCTCTACTACTTGCTTTTAGAAGGTTTACTATAATTAGATCTGCAGAAAAACACCAGTTAGAGTTAGAACATTTAGAAAAAGAAAAACACGAAGAAATACACCGATTAAAGTTAGAGTTTTTTACCAACATCTCTCATGAGTTTAGAACTCCATTAACACTTATAAAAGGACCCTTAGATTTTTTACTGAAAAAGGCAGATACCATTAGCCCAAAAGAAGCAAAAGACCAATATGTATTAATGCGTAAAAACACAGATTACTTATTGCGTTTGGTAAATCAATTATTAGATTTTAGAAAAATGGATCACGGAAAAATGAGCCTTAATCTAAGTAAAAATAATATTGTAGAATTTTTAAAAGATGTTGGTGAACCATTTCAGTTTTTAAGTAGAAAAAAGAATATTAATTTTGAAATTAATGTTTCTAAAGAATCTATTTTAAGTTGGTTTGATCCTGATGCGGTAGAAAAAATTATAAATAACTTATTGTCTAATGCATTTAAATTTACTCCAGAAAATGGGCAAATTAAGTTAGATATTTTTAATGGTGAAGATTTTAAAAAACCAGATGATATTGAACTTAATATAAACCAAGATAAATATATTGTTATACAAGTAAAAGATTCTGGACCTGGAATTCCTGCACACAGATTGCAACATATTTTTGAACGTTTTTACACAGAAATTGGATTAACAACTCATGTAAACACTAAAGGTACAGGCATAGGCTTATCTTTTACAAAAAACTTGGTAGAACTACACCAAGGTATTATTAAAGTGAAAAGCGATTCTGAAAACGGATCTACTTTTTATGTTTGGTTACCAAAAGATAAAGAAACCTATGAAGAAAAGAAAGAGCTTAACTTTCATGAGGTTTTTGAAGATAATACATTTATTAGCAAGGTAGATGCAGAGTCGCACGCCATAAGTTTTATGGATGATATTATAGACCAGAATATGACACGGTCAAGATCTAAATTACCAATGCTTTTAATTATTGATGACAACCCAGATATAAGATCATTTATTAAAAAAGGACTAGGTGAAAGCTACTATATTTATGAAGCTGAAAACGGACAAAAAGGATTAGAACTTGCCAAAAAGTTTATTCCTAATATTGTGATAACAGATTTAGTTATGCCTGTTATGGATGGTATAGAATTTTGTAACCAAATAAAATCTACACAAGAAACCAGTCATATTCCTGTTGTAATGTTAACCGCAAAAACGTCTCAAGAAAAAGAAATTGAAGGCCTAAAAACTGGCGCAGATGCTTACATTAGAAAACCTTTTGACTTAGAATTATTAGAGATTAAACTCTCTAATATTTTAAATGACAGAGAAAAATTAAGGAAAAAATTTAATAGAGAAATTACACTACAGCCTAATGAAGTTACAGTTACGTCTTCTGATGAAACTTTTTTACAAAACGCCATAGAAATTGTAGAAAAGCATATGATGAACTCAGAGTTTAGTGTAGAAATGTTAGTTAAAGAAATGAATATGAGTAGAAGTAACTTGTATTTAAAAATTAAAGAACTAACAGGACTCTCCTCTAGTGAATTTATAAGAAACATTAGATTAAAAAGAGCTGTACAGCTTTTTGAAAAGAGCGATTTATCTGTAAAAGAAATTATGTATATGACTGGTTTTAATACGGCATCATATTTTTCTAAATGTTTTAAAAAACAGTTTGGTGTTGTACCTAGCAAATACATTAGAATTAATAGTGAAGACACCACAGATAAGGAATAG
- the galB gene encoding beta-galactosidase GalB has product MQTYKLTALLLFLMFFSSCQEKEIEVLADQDFNKNWLFIKDSIPNAEAITIDDSNWRKVNVPHDWAIEGPFSDKNNARNGGLPIDGIAWYRKHFTVDAKNKNKQISIEFDGVMDNSKVYINGNFVGERHYGYSGFEYDLTPFIKFGENNVIAVQLAPEILSERWYPGAGIYRKVRLKLNEPIHIPQWGTYITTPKVASNKAVVSVETKLKNTLNTTENIVLETTILDINNTTVAVSSNKIELAKASEQKEVQKITVPNPILWDIGKPNLYTAVSRVIKDNKTIDEYTTEFGIRTIEFKKEGFYLNGKAVELNGVCMHHDLGPLGAAVNYRATERQMQIMQQMGANALRTSHNPPSTEMLQVCDRLGIVVIDEAFDEWKEAKVPNGYHKYFDKWAEKDLRDMIKRDRNHPSVIMWSIGNEILEQGKKDGWKIAKMLNDICHNEDNTRPTTAGFNYYPASFKNKLAYQIDVVGVNYKPAYYAEIREQNPDMIFYGSETSSQTSTRGYYEFPLKERVSKETNQVSSYDVNIGPSWTYPPEVEFEAQKQNPHSLGEFIWTGFDYLGEPTPYGGRDNSTNGYWNDDWPSHASYFAPVDLVGFPKDRFYLYQSQWTTEPMVHVLPHWNWEGKEGQNIPVYSYTNCDEVELFVNGKSYGKKIKGKDTTTIFAEYNGFKGGTIDSKYRLSWNVPYQPGSLKVVGYKNGKPVATKEIKTAGKPYKIKLIADRTTINASGEDLSFITVRVEDKDGNLCPKANHLINFKVSGNGNLEAVGNGNSASLESFQANYITSFYGKSLAILKATENPGEITLTATADNLTSATITIKTK; this is encoded by the coding sequence ATGCAAACATATAAATTAACTGCTTTACTACTTTTTCTGATGTTTTTTTCTTCTTGCCAAGAAAAGGAAATAGAAGTTTTAGCAGACCAAGATTTTAATAAAAACTGGTTATTTATAAAAGATAGTATTCCTAATGCAGAAGCCATAACTATTGATGATAGCAATTGGAGAAAAGTAAACGTACCACATGATTGGGCTATAGAAGGTCCGTTTAGTGATAAAAATAATGCACGTAACGGTGGTTTACCTATAGACGGTATTGCTTGGTACAGAAAACATTTTACTGTAGACGCTAAAAACAAAAACAAACAAATTTCTATAGAGTTTGATGGTGTTATGGATAACTCCAAAGTGTATATTAACGGCAATTTTGTAGGAGAACGCCATTACGGTTACAGTGGGTTTGAGTATGATTTAACTCCGTTTATAAAATTTGGAGAAAACAATGTTATTGCCGTACAATTGGCTCCAGAAATTTTATCTGAAAGATGGTATCCTGGCGCTGGTATTTACCGCAAAGTTCGTTTAAAGTTAAACGAACCAATACATATTCCGCAATGGGGAACATACATTACTACACCTAAAGTAGCTAGTAATAAAGCCGTTGTTAGCGTAGAAACTAAACTAAAAAATACCCTAAATACAACTGAAAACATTGTACTAGAAACTACCATTTTAGACATAAACAATACAACTGTTGCTGTTTCAAGCAACAAAATAGAACTAGCTAAAGCATCTGAACAAAAAGAGGTGCAAAAAATTACAGTTCCTAACCCTATTTTATGGGATATTGGCAAACCAAACTTATACACAGCTGTTAGTCGTGTTATAAAAGATAACAAGACAATAGATGAGTACACTACAGAATTTGGTATTAGAACTATTGAGTTTAAAAAAGAAGGCTTTTACTTAAACGGAAAAGCAGTAGAACTTAATGGTGTTTGTATGCACCATGATCTTGGTCCTTTGGGTGCTGCTGTTAATTATAGAGCTACGGAACGCCAAATGCAAATAATGCAACAAATGGGTGCAAATGCTCTACGTACTAGTCACAACCCACCTTCTACAGAAATGCTGCAGGTTTGTGATAGACTTGGCATTGTGGTTATTGATGAAGCTTTTGATGAATGGAAAGAGGCTAAAGTACCTAATGGTTACCATAAATATTTTGACAAATGGGCAGAGAAAGATTTGCGAGATATGATAAAAAGAGATCGCAACCACCCATCTGTAATTATGTGGAGTATTGGAAACGAAATTTTAGAACAAGGTAAAAAAGATGGCTGGAAAATAGCTAAAATGTTAAATGACATTTGTCATAATGAAGACAATACCAGACCTACAACTGCTGGTTTTAACTATTACCCTGCTTCATTTAAAAACAAATTAGCCTACCAAATAGATGTTGTTGGTGTAAACTACAAACCTGCTTATTATGCAGAAATTAGAGAACAAAACCCTGATATGATTTTTTATGGATCAGAAACATCTTCACAAACAAGTACTAGAGGTTACTATGAGTTTCCATTAAAAGAAAGAGTTAGCAAAGAAACTAATCAGGTTTCTAGTTATGATGTAAATATTGGTCCGTCATGGACATACCCTCCAGAAGTAGAATTTGAAGCACAAAAACAAAATCCACATTCGTTGGGAGAATTTATTTGGACTGGTTTTGATTATTTAGGAGAACCTACTCCTTATGGCGGAAGAGACAACTCTACTAACGGATATTGGAATGATGATTGGCCATCCCACGCATCATATTTTGCACCTGTAGATTTAGTAGGTTTTCCTAAAGACAGGTTTTATTTGTACCAAAGCCAATGGACCACAGAGCCAATGGTACACGTATTACCACATTGGAATTGGGAAGGTAAAGAAGGCCAAAACATACCTGTATACTCGTATACAAATTGTGATGAAGTAGAACTTTTTGTAAACGGTAAATCTTATGGCAAAAAAATAAAAGGAAAAGATACTACTACCATTTTTGCAGAATACAATGGTTTTAAAGGTGGCACTATTGACTCTAAATACAGACTTTCATGGAATGTACCTTACCAACCTGGAAGCTTAAAAGTTGTTGGGTATAAAAATGGAAAACCTGTAGCTACTAAAGAAATTAAAACAGCAGGCAAACCTTATAAAATAAAATTAATAGCAGACAGAACTACTATTAATGCTAGTGGAGAAGATTTATCATTTATTACAGTTAGGGTTGAAGACAAAGACGGTAACTTATGTCCTAAAGCAAATCATCTAATTAATTTTAAAGTATCTGGTAATGGTAATTTAGAAGCTGTTGGCAATGGCAACTCTGCCTCATTAGAGTCTTTTCAGGCAAATTATATTACATCGTTTTACGGTAAAAGTTTAGCCATTTTAAAAGCTACAGAAAATCCTGGTGAAATAACTCTAACAGCTACTGCAGATAACCTTACCTCTGCCACAATAACTATAAAAACTAAATAG
- a CDS encoding sulfatase-like hydrolase/transferase, which translates to MSSLKNLILAFCFFYFAQLITAQKQPNIIVVLTDDQGWADVGFNGATDIPTPNLDRIASEGVIFSNGYVSHPYCSPSRAGLLTGRYQARFGHDCNMPYEGENDATVGTPLSEKLISEALKEQGYRTSAIGKWHIGDHPNLHPPAQGFDHWFGFPGGSMNYWGKATSKIQTIYRNTKPVAEEELTYLTDDFTNEAINFINKKDKNPFFIYLAYNAPHAPDHATKKYLEQTKHIEYAGRSVYAAMVNAVDANIGKIDSTLVANGIKDNTILVFLSDNGGRIQHADNRPYRGHKGMLFEGGIKVPFFISWPSKIKEDSKYTKPISSLDLFPTLLNAAGGNAAIEKQLDGVDLMPYLLNKNKGTPHKTLFWRSSGNFEYAVRKDKYKLYKSAYKNKTLLFNIKEDNLERYDIAAQHPEICIDLEKSYTNWDAKNKTPGWLDPHAENVVKEDKRWRKTREKSLKK; encoded by the coding sequence ATGAGTAGCCTTAAAAATTTAATACTTGCTTTTTGTTTTTTTTATTTTGCGCAACTAATAACTGCACAAAAACAACCCAATATTATTGTGGTATTAACAGATGACCAAGGTTGGGCAGATGTTGGTTTTAATGGTGCTACAGATATTCCTACACCAAATTTAGATAGAATAGCTTCTGAAGGTGTAATTTTTTCTAACGGATATGTTTCTCACCCTTATTGCAGTCCGTCTAGGGCTGGATTACTTACCGGAAGGTATCAGGCGCGTTTTGGGCACGACTGTAATATGCCTTATGAAGGAGAAAATGATGCCACAGTTGGTACACCTTTATCAGAAAAACTAATATCTGAAGCATTAAAAGAACAAGGATACAGAACAAGTGCAATTGGCAAATGGCATATAGGAGATCATCCTAATCTGCACCCACCTGCACAAGGTTTTGACCATTGGTTTGGTTTTCCTGGCGGAAGTATGAACTATTGGGGAAAAGCAACAAGCAAAATTCAGACTATTTACCGCAACACAAAGCCAGTTGCAGAGGAAGAACTAACCTACTTAACTGATGATTTTACCAATGAAGCTATCAATTTTATCAACAAAAAAGATAAAAACCCATTTTTTATTTACTTGGCCTATAACGCACCACACGCACCAGACCACGCTACAAAAAAATATTTAGAGCAAACCAAACATATAGAGTATGCTGGCAGAAGTGTTTATGCTGCTATGGTAAATGCTGTAGATGCTAATATTGGTAAAATAGATTCTACTCTTGTTGCTAATGGTATTAAAGACAATACTATTTTAGTTTTTTTAAGTGATAATGGCGGAAGAATACAACACGCAGATAACAGACCTTACAGAGGACACAAAGGAATGTTATTTGAAGGCGGAATAAAAGTACCTTTTTTTATCTCATGGCCAAGCAAAATAAAAGAAGATAGTAAGTATACAAAACCTATATCATCATTAGATTTATTTCCTACACTTTTAAATGCTGCTGGTGGTAATGCTGCTATAGAAAAACAATTAGATGGTGTAGATTTAATGCCTTATTTACTGAATAAAAATAAAGGTACACCGCACAAGACCCTATTTTGGAGATCTTCTGGTAATTTTGAATATGCTGTTAGAAAAGACAAGTACAAATTGTATAAAAGTGCCTATAAAAATAAAACCTTACTTTTTAATATTAAAGAAGATAACTTAGAACGATATGATATTGCTGCCCAACACCCAGAAATATGTATAGATTTAGAAAAGTCTTATACCAACTGGGATGCAAAAAACAAGACTCCTGGTTGGTTAGATCCGCACGCAGAAAATGTAGTTAAAGAGGATAAAAGATGGAGAAAAACACGAGAAAAATCATTAAAAAAGTAA
- a CDS encoding sulfatase-like hydrolase/transferase, translating into MKIYTAILILVLTLSACGKKSNPKSKKQQPNIVFIFTDDQTYTAINALGNSEIKTPNMDALVQQGTTFTNAYNMGSWSGAVCAASRAMLISGRTVWRANNFRQNWKKQDSIDKTWAKLLENSGYNTYMTGKWHVDAPATKVFKYTANIRPGMPRDAWDHATMVAKFDSLYRTKNPDSKTIMPNGYNRPKTTTDTTWLPTDITKGGYWKGGKHWSEVLKDDAITFINTAKQKEKPFFMYLAFNAPHDPRQAPKAYQAMYNVNNITIPKSFLPEYPYRHNIANGDDLRDEALAPFPRTELAIKTHIKEYYASITHLDAQIGDILTALKNSGKINNTYIIFTSDHGLAMGKHGLLGKQNLFDHSIRPPMIIVGPDIPKNKKNTADVYLQDAMATSLEIAGIQKPNYIEFNSFLQLAKQNNTKSNYKSIYGAYLDVQRMIRKDGYKLLVYPKIKKVLLFNLQTDPEEMNNIANLPEEQNRVLQLFNELQKLQKTMNDPLDISTSKPQLKSN; encoded by the coding sequence ATGAAGATTTATACAGCTATTTTAATACTAGTACTTACACTTAGTGCTTGTGGTAAAAAAAGCAATCCAAAGTCAAAAAAACAACAACCTAATATTGTTTTTATTTTTACAGATGACCAAACCTATACTGCCATTAATGCTTTAGGAAATTCTGAAATTAAGACTCCAAATATGGATGCTCTTGTACAGCAAGGAACCACATTTACCAACGCGTACAATATGGGGTCATGGAGCGGTGCAGTTTGCGCTGCATCTAGAGCAATGCTTATTTCTGGCAGAACCGTATGGAGAGCTAATAATTTTAGACAAAACTGGAAAAAACAAGATTCTATTGATAAAACTTGGGCTAAATTATTAGAAAACAGTGGTTATAATACGTATATGACTGGTAAATGGCACGTAGACGCTCCTGCTACAAAAGTATTTAAATATACTGCCAACATAAGACCTGGTATGCCAAGAGATGCTTGGGACCACGCAACAATGGTTGCAAAGTTCGATTCTCTTTACAGAACTAAAAATCCAGATTCTAAAACAATTATGCCTAATGGCTATAACAGACCAAAAACTACTACAGATACTACTTGGTTACCAACAGATATTACTAAAGGTGGTTACTGGAAAGGCGGAAAACACTGGAGTGAAGTTTTAAAAGACGATGCCATAACCTTTATAAATACAGCAAAACAAAAAGAAAAACCTTTTTTTATGTACTTGGCTTTTAATGCTCCGCATGATCCTAGGCAGGCTCCAAAAGCTTACCAAGCTATGTACAATGTAAATAACATTACTATTCCAAAAAGCTTTTTACCAGAGTATCCATACAGGCACAATATTGCTAATGGTGATGATTTACGAGACGAAGCCTTAGCTCCTTTTCCTAGAACAGAGCTTGCCATAAAAACTCATATAAAAGAGTATTATGCTAGCATAACGCACTTAGATGCTCAAATAGGAGACATACTAACAGCATTAAAAAACTCTGGAAAAATAAACAATACGTATATTATTTTTACCTCAGATCATGGCTTAGCTATGGGAAAACACGGTTTACTTGGTAAACAAAATTTATTTGACCACAGTATTAGACCTCCAATGATAATTGTTGGTCCAGATATCCCCAAAAACAAAAAGAATACTGCAGATGTGTACTTACAAGATGCTATGGCAACCTCGTTAGAAATTGCAGGTATACAAAAACCTAATTACATTGAGTTTAATAGCTTTTTACAACTGGCAAAACAAAATAATACAAAAAGCAATTACAAAAGTATTTACGGTGCGTATTTAGATGTACAAAGAATGATTAGAAAAGATGGCTACAAGCTTCTTGTATACCCTAAAATTAAAAAAGTACTACTGTTTAATCTACAAACAGATCCTGAAGAAATGAATAATATTGCTAACCTACCGGAAGAGCAAAACAGGGTGTTACAGTTATTTAATGAACTACAAAAGCTTCAAAAAACAATGAATGACCCGTTAGATATTTCTACGTCTAAACCTCAACTTAAATCAAACTAA
- a CDS encoding zinc-binding alcohol dehydrogenase family protein → MKYIVCEKPGEFLLKEKDAPVRKEDEALLKINKVGICGTDLHAYGGNQAFFTYPRILGHELASEVLEIGANDKGIKAGDKVVVMPYISCGTCIACRNGKTNCCTNIKVLGVHTDGGMQEQITVPASILIPANNLSDDQMAIVEPLAIGAHAIRRANIVKGETIAVVGCGPIGIGIMKLAQIAGAKVIALDLNEQRLQYAKDKIGVDYTVNVADNPVAKITEITNGDLCTAVFDASGHKGALETCPSYMSHGGRFILVGLSKGELTYTHPAIHAKEMTLMCSRNATTEDFEHVINVLNEFPTDSFITHSVPFTEMISNFDSWLKPETGVIKATVNF, encoded by the coding sequence ATGAAGTATATAGTTTGTGAAAAACCAGGAGAATTTCTTTTAAAAGAGAAAGATGCACCAGTTAGAAAAGAAGATGAAGCCCTACTAAAAATTAATAAAGTAGGTATTTGTGGTACAGATTTGCACGCTTATGGTGGTAACCAAGCTTTTTTTACCTATCCTAGAATTTTAGGTCATGAATTGGCATCAGAAGTTTTAGAAATTGGCGCAAATGATAAAGGAATAAAAGCAGGAGATAAAGTAGTTGTTATGCCTTATATAAGCTGTGGAACTTGTATAGCTTGTAGAAACGGAAAAACAAATTGTTGTACTAATATAAAAGTTTTAGGTGTGCATACAGATGGTGGTATGCAAGAACAAATTACTGTGCCGGCTTCTATATTAATACCAGCTAATAATTTATCTGATGACCAAATGGCAATTGTAGAACCTTTGGCAATAGGAGCCCACGCTATCAGAAGAGCAAATATTGTAAAAGGAGAAACTATAGCTGTTGTTGGTTGCGGTCCTATTGGCATAGGAATTATGAAATTAGCACAAATTGCAGGTGCTAAAGTAATAGCACTGGATTTAAACGAGCAAAGACTACAATATGCTAAAGATAAAATAGGAGTAGACTATACCGTAAACGTTGCAGATAACCCTGTAGCTAAAATTACAGAAATTACAAATGGCGATTTATGTACAGCTGTTTTTGATGCATCTGGACATAAAGGAGCACTAGAAACTTGCCCGTCTTACATGTCTCACGGCGGAAGATTTATACTAGTAGGCCTGTCTAAAGGAGAGTTAACCTATACACACCCAGCTATACACGCAAAGGAAATGACCTTAATGTGTAGCAGAAACGCAACAACTGAAGATTTTGAGCACGTAATTAATGTGTTAAATGAGTTTCCTACAGATTCATTTATTACACACTCTGTACCTTTTACAGAGATGATTTCAAATTTTGATAGTTGGCTTAAACCAGAAACAGGAGTAATAAAAGCAACTGTAAATTTTTAA